GCAGAAAACCGATGATGGTCACCAGCGTACCGGTGAGCATGGGCGCGGCGGTGGAGCTCCAGGCGAAGGTGGCGGCGTGAATCCGATCAAAACCTTCTTCGAGTTTCACCACCATCATTTCAATGGCGATGATCGCGTCATCCACCAGCAAGCCCAGCGAGATGATCAGCGCACCGAGGGTGATGCGGTCAAACTCGCGGCCGGTCATCAGCATGATCACAAACACGATGGATAAGGTCAGCGGCACCGCAGCCGCCACCACCAACCCCACGCGAAAGCCCAGGGCCAGCAGGCTGATGACCATCACCACCGCCAGGGCGACGAAGAATTTGAGCATGAATTCATTCACCGCCAGGCTGATGTTCTTGGCTTGGTCGGAGACCTTGGCGAAGTTCACGCCCAAAGGCAGGTCAGCCTGGATCCTGGCTTCCTGGGCCTGGAGGCTTTTGTCCAGCTCCAAGCCGTTCCAGTGTTTTTCCATGATCACCCCGAGCATCAGCGCCGGGTCGCCCTGGTGGCGGATGCGGTAGCTGGGCGGGTCTTCATAGCCACGGCTCACGCTGGCCACGTCGGCGATGCGCAGCACGCGGCCATTGACCACCAGCGGCACGTTTTCAATCAGCGCCAGGCTGTCAAATGCGCCGTCGATACGGATATAGGCGCGGGCACCGGCGGTTTCCACAAAGCCCGACGGCGCCACCGCGTTTTGCGCGGCGAGGGCGGCGAAGATCTGATCGGGCTTGATGCCCAGGGTTGCCAGCCGCTCATAGGAAAATTCGACGAAGATGCGCTGGGCCTGCTCGCCGAGGATATTGACCTTTTTCACGCCCGGCAGGTTGAGCAAACCCTGGCGCAGTTCCTCGGCCATCTGCACTTGTTGGCGATGGGGCAGGTGTTCGGCTTCCAGGGCATACAGCGCAAAGTACACATCGGAATACTCATCGTTGAAGAACGGCCCGATCACGCCCTTGGGGAGTCTGGCGGCTTCATCGCTGAGTTTTTTGCGGGTCTGGTAGAACAGGTCCTGGATCTCGCTGGGGCGCGTGGATTCGAGAAATGTCATGCGCATCGACACAAAACCTGGTTGGGCGATGGTCTCCACGCGGTCGTAGTAGTCCAGTTCCTGCAGGCGCTTTTCCAGGCGGTCGGCCACCTGTTCCTGCATTTCCTGGGCGGTGGCGCCGGGCCAGGCGGCGGTAATGGTCATGACCTTGACGGTGAACGATGGGTCTTCGGCGCGGCCCAGTTTGCCGAACGAGAAGATACCGGCGGCCAGGATCGCGATGATCAAAAACAAGGTGACCGCGCGATGCTTGACCGCCAGCTCAGAGAGGTTGATGCCGCGCATGATCATTGGTCCTGTTTGCGGTTGAGGGCCAGCGCCTGGGCGGGCTGAAGGCGCACAACGTCGCCGTTGTGCAGCAGGTGCGCGCCGAGGGCGACGACGGTAGCGCCCGGGCTCACGCCGCTGTCGAGCAGGGCGTCTTCCTGGCCCAGGCCGGCAACTTTGACGGGGGCAAAACTGACCTTGTTGTCCTCGCCGATCAGCCACACGCCAGTTTCCTGCCCGGCGTCATGCAACGCACCAATGGGCACGCGGGTCTGCTGGGCCTGGCCGTTGCCCTGCAGGCGCACGGTGATGGTGGAGCCGAGGGCGAAACGCTCGACATTGCCATGCAGTACATACCGGGCGCGGTAGGTGCGGGTGGTCGGGTCGGCGCTGGCGGACAGCTCGCGCAAGGACGCCGTCACGGTTTGGTCGGGAGCGCCGAAGGGGAACGCCAGGGCTTTCTGGGCGGCCAGGTCGCGTTGGTTTTCCGGCAGGTTGACGATGGCTTCACGGGCCCCGTCATGGGCCAGCCGCGCGACGATTTGCCCTTCGGCGACCACCTGGCCGCGATCCACCCGCACATCGGTGATGATGCCGTCGCCATCGGCCTTGAGCACTGAGTAGGTGCGGCGGTTGTCGATCTGGCTGGCGTCCGATTGCGCCGCGGCCAACTCGGCCTCGGCAACCCGCAGGTTGGTCGCGGACTGGTCGAAGATCTGCCGCGACACGGCGCCGGTACTGGCCAGGCGTTGGTAGCGGTTTGCATCGTCGCGGCGTTGGCGTAATTGCGCCTGTGCAGCGTTGACGCGGTTCCTGGCCGAGCGCAGGGCCAGTTCGAAGTCACCGATATCCAACACCAGCAGAGTGTCGCCACGGGACACATGTTGGCCGGGATCGACCTTGCGCTCGATCACCTTGCCGCTGACGCGAAAGCCCAGGTCACTTTCCGTACGGGCCGCGACCACACCGGTATAGGCGCTTTGCTGGCTGCCGGCGGCTTCGACATGGGCGGCAAGTACCGGGCGCGGCTGTGGCGTTTGGGCGGCGGTATCCGCCTTGCTGTTGCAGCCATTGAGGATGATCAACAAAGCCAGGGGCGTGAGAAGACGCAGGGGGAGAGGGGGCATGGCGGACTCCGGGGTAACCAGTGGGCAAAAAATTATGGACATAATTTTTTACGCATATTATGGTCGAAATATAAATTAATCCAGCCCCCCGGATGATCCCCATGCTCAATACCCCGGCGCCCTCACGCAGCTTGTTGTGTTTATTGGTGGCCCTGACGGCACTCGGCGAAGTCTCGACCCAATTGATCATCCCCGGTCTTGGCGTTATCGAGCAGGCGCTGGTGGCGCCGCCGGGCTCGGCCTTGATGGCGTTGTCGGCGTTTGTCGCGGCTTTTGGCCTGGGGCAGTTGGTGTTCGGGCCGCTGTCGGATCGCATTGGCCGCCGCCCGGTATTGCTCGGCGGGTTGGTGCTGTATGGGGTGGCGACCTTGTCGATGCTGTTGGTCAACGATATTCATCAGTTTATTGCGGCTCGCGTACTGCAAGGCCTGGGCGCCTGCGCGGCGCTGGTGTTGGCGCGCACGGTGGTGCGGGATGTGTGGAAGGCCGAAGCGGGGCCGGCATTGGCGTTGACCATGATCGGCATGCTCTATGCCATCGTGGTTGCGCCGATGGTCGGCGGCCTGCTGATCAAGCTGGTGGGG
This region of Pseudomonas asgharzadehiana genomic DNA includes:
- a CDS encoding efflux RND transporter periplasmic adaptor subunit; translation: MPPLPLRLLTPLALLIILNGCNSKADTAAQTPQPRPVLAAHVEAAGSQQSAYTGVVAARTESDLGFRVSGKVIERKVDPGQHVSRGDTLLVLDIGDFELALRSARNRVNAAQAQLRQRRDDANRYQRLASTGAVSRQIFDQSATNLRVAEAELAAAQSDASQIDNRRTYSVLKADGDGIITDVRVDRGQVVAEGQIVARLAHDGAREAIVNLPENQRDLAAQKALAFPFGAPDQTVTASLRELSASADPTTRTYRARYVLHGNVERFALGSTITVRLQGNGQAQQTRVPIGALHDAGQETGVWLIGEDNKVSFAPVKVAGLGQEDALLDSGVSPGATVVALGAHLLHNGDVVRLQPAQALALNRKQDQ